From a single Pseudomonas serboccidentalis genomic region:
- a CDS encoding LTA synthase family protein: MSVLFRWLRQPHARLFSLMLLVLIVPVCLRAALGWSSPLGYLSDLAIGSLLVVLLHRRAWWLALPLLLFWGLLAVATAELVSAVGRLPNPSDLHYLIDPQFVENSTGGGLAHPALGIALLLALSLWLVTRFANRGQPAPALPRTVWAAPALLFAAHWGAQNLWPNDDDPWRLYNLPHHLLASQVADLQLQAEEWLDGDVEEPAPQMAGLTDLDLNGHKLLAAPGQARNVLIIALEGIPGAYIRANREAIGSRYQEDLMPNLSRWAERGMNTPDYVLHTHQTIRGLYAMLCGDYDKLNNGTPKGVEMLTQQERNQACLPAQLRQHGFSTHYLQGAGLRFMAKDKIMPHIGFDATHGLEWFTNANYLEFPWGKDDKAFFEGALDYVGQLKKQKQPWMLTLLTVGTHQPYSAPEEYLERYDTPKQAAVGYLDDALEQFLSGLERQGVLKDTLVVITSDESHGIDGVRLASSWGFNLTLAPEQAQLPRLNAGVYGHVDLSASILDYFDLPVPSALSGRSLFRDYDSGREIMSYTNGKLRYHNGQGIFSECDMPRRCRYYQSAGFIADSATFKGNESSQHARQIAARAMALDLSLLRTPLNQRYQFGSNNIIPLQAQINDDWADNLIGAQYLEMPKGSHTRVRLTVRSVDPQQAAYIQLKAKEFEQDVQLGLPTEMVATADQPLEMDFSFDNPKQRKAFSFHLLGYGLGAVEVTDFSVITELPGQEDLMDPVPEDDTAQSS; the protein is encoded by the coding sequence GTGAGCGTTCTTTTTCGTTGGTTGCGGCAGCCGCACGCCCGCCTCTTTTCCCTGATGCTGCTGGTACTGATCGTACCGGTGTGCCTGCGCGCGGCGTTGGGCTGGTCATCGCCGTTGGGCTATTTGTCCGACCTGGCGATCGGCAGCCTGCTGGTGGTGTTGCTGCATCGCCGTGCGTGGTGGCTGGCGTTGCCGTTGCTGCTGTTCTGGGGGCTGCTGGCGGTGGCGACGGCCGAGCTGGTGAGCGCCGTCGGCCGACTGCCGAACCCTTCCGACCTGCATTACCTGATTGACCCGCAGTTCGTGGAAAACTCCACCGGTGGCGGCCTCGCCCATCCTGCGCTGGGCATTGCCTTGCTGTTGGCGCTGAGTCTCTGGTTGGTGACCCGTTTCGCCAATCGCGGCCAACCCGCGCCTGCCCTGCCCCGCACGGTGTGGGCCGCGCCGGCGCTGCTGTTCGCCGCGCACTGGGGCGCGCAGAACCTGTGGCCGAACGATGATGACCCGTGGCGCCTGTACAACCTGCCGCATCATTTGCTCGCCTCGCAGGTGGCCGATCTGCAGTTGCAGGCCGAAGAATGGCTGGACGGTGACGTCGAAGAACCCGCGCCGCAGATGGCCGGGCTGACCGATCTGGACCTCAACGGACACAAGCTGCTGGCCGCACCGGGTCAGGCGCGCAACGTGCTGATCATCGCGCTGGAAGGCATTCCCGGCGCCTACATCCGCGCCAACCGCGAGGCCATCGGCAGCCGTTATCAGGAAGACCTGATGCCCAATCTCAGCCGCTGGGCCGAGCGCGGCATGAACACCCCGGATTACGTGCTGCATACCCATCAGACCATTCGCGGCCTGTACGCCATGCTCTGTGGCGATTACGACAAACTCAACAACGGCACGCCCAAAGGCGTGGAAATGCTCACCCAGCAGGAGCGCAATCAGGCGTGTCTGCCGGCGCAGCTGCGCCAGCACGGCTTCAGCACGCATTACCTGCAAGGCGCCGGTCTGCGCTTCATGGCCAAAGACAAGATCATGCCGCACATCGGTTTCGATGCGACCCATGGCCTGGAATGGTTCACCAACGCCAACTACCTGGAGTTTCCGTGGGGCAAGGATGACAAGGCGTTCTTCGAAGGCGCGCTGGATTACGTCGGCCAACTGAAGAAACAGAAGCAACCGTGGATGCTCACCCTGCTGACTGTCGGCACGCACCAGCCCTACTCCGCCCCGGAAGAATACCTGGAGCGTTACGACACGCCGAAGCAGGCCGCCGTCGGCTATCTCGACGATGCGCTGGAGCAGTTCCTCAGCGGTCTCGAACGCCAGGGCGTGCTGAAAGACACACTGGTGGTGATCACCTCGGACGAATCCCACGGCATCGATGGCGTTCGCCTGGCGTCGTCCTGGGGCTTCAACCTGACGCTGGCGCCGGAACAGGCACAACTGCCGCGACTGAATGCCGGGGTGTATGGCCATGTCGATCTGAGCGCGTCGATCCTCGACTATTTCGACTTGCCGGTGCCATCGGCGTTGAGCGGCCGTTCGCTGTTTCGCGACTACGACAGCGGGCGCGAAATCATGTCCTATACCAACGGCAAGCTGCGCTACCACAACGGCCAGGGGATCTTCTCCGAGTGCGACATGCCGCGCCGCTGCCGCTATTACCAAAGCGCCGGTTTCATTGCCGACAGCGCCACCTTCAAGGGCAATGAAAGCAGCCAGCACGCCCGACAGATTGCCGCCCGCGCCATGGCGCTGGACCTGTCGCTGCTGCGCACGCCGCTCAATCAGCGCTATCAGTTCGGCAGCAACAACATCATCCCGCTGCAGGCGCAGATCAACGATGACTGGGCCGACAACCTGATCGGCGCGCAATACCTGGAAATGCCCAAAGGCTCGCACACTCGCGTGCGCCTGACCGTGCGTTCGGTGGATCCGCAGCAGGCGGCGTACATTCAGCTCAAGGCCAAGGAGTTCGAACAGGACGTGCAACTGGGCCTGCCGACGGAGATGGTCGCCACGGCGGATCAGCCATTGGAGATGGACTTCAGTTTCGACAACCCGAAACAGCGCAAGGCCTTCTCGTTCCACTTGCTGGGTTATGGGCTGGGTGCAGTGGAGGTCACGGATTTCAGTGTGATCACTGAGTTGCCGGGGCAGGAGGATTTGATGGATCCGGTGCCGGAGGACGACACTGCGCAATCGAGCTGA
- a CDS encoding copper chaperone PCu(A)C: MHPVLNNIKRAVFGLSLLGLAFQASAQTQVDDAWVRATVPTQSASGAFMTVTADSDSKLLSVASPVAKDVQIHEMSMKNDVMSMGPVKSVDLPAGKAVTFDPNGYHVMLMGLNGQLKEGESVPLTLTVENAKGEKETVEVKAEVRSLTNMQGHDHSKMH; the protein is encoded by the coding sequence ATGCACCCCGTTCTGAACAACATCAAACGCGCCGTTTTCGGTCTGTCCCTGTTGGGCCTGGCGTTTCAAGCCTCGGCCCAGACCCAGGTCGACGACGCCTGGGTGCGTGCGACCGTGCCGACCCAATCGGCCAGCGGCGCATTCATGACCGTCACCGCCGACAGCGACAGCAAACTGCTGAGCGTGGCCTCGCCGGTGGCCAAAGATGTGCAGATCCACGAAATGTCGATGAAGAACGACGTGATGAGCATGGGCCCGGTCAAGTCGGTCGACCTGCCGGCCGGCAAAGCGGTCACCTTCGACCCGAATGGCTACCACGTGATGCTGATGGGTCTGAACGGCCAGCTCAAGGAAGGCGAAAGCGTGCCGCTGACCCTGACCGTGGAAAACGCCAAGGGCGAGAAAGAGACCGTTGAGGTGAAAGCCGAAGTCCGTTCGCTGACCAATATGCAAGGCCACGATCACAGCAAAATGCATTGA
- a CDS encoding SCO family protein produces the protein MTALLTRRKVLAGMGVLGLGLLTGCDTRGQLSYKYGKDLSDKILGRTFKLKNIDGETMTLSSFRGMMPMIFFGFTQCPAVCPTTLARAAQIKKLMGKDGDRLQVIFITLDPERDTPQILDAYVKAFDPSFVALYGTLEETKATAKEFDVFYEKVPAGDTYTISHTSTSYVYDSRGQLRMGLSVSLSAQECTEDLLTVMEVC, from the coding sequence ATGACGGCTTTGTTGACTCGCCGCAAGGTGCTTGCGGGAATGGGCGTACTGGGCCTGGGCCTGCTCACCGGCTGCGACACCCGTGGCCAACTGTCGTACAAGTACGGCAAGGACCTGAGTGACAAGATCCTCGGACGCACCTTCAAACTGAAGAACATCGACGGCGAAACCATGACGCTGTCGAGCTTCCGCGGCATGATGCCGATGATCTTCTTCGGCTTCACCCAATGCCCGGCGGTGTGCCCGACCACCCTCGCCCGCGCGGCGCAAATCAAGAAGCTGATGGGCAAGGACGGCGACCGTCTACAGGTGATCTTCATCACCCTGGACCCGGAACGCGACACGCCGCAAATCCTCGACGCCTACGTCAAAGCCTTCGACCCGAGCTTCGTCGCGCTGTACGGCACGCTGGAAGAAACCAAGGCCACCGCCAAGGAATTCGACGTGTTCTACGAGAAAGTGCCGGCGGGCGACACCTACACCATCTCCCACACGTCCACCAGTTACGTCTACGACTCGCGCGGCCAGCTGCGCATGGGTCTGTCTGTATCGCTTTCGGCACAAGAGTGCACGGAAGATTTGCTCACCGTTATGGAGGTCTGCTGA
- a CDS encoding helix-turn-helix transcriptional regulator has translation MNLTGSIRNMENPHFYWQLGELIASTGDDHFASNLFQLVDTLVPVNRVDLSEWTLDERQASVVEIKALGSAGLPQTFPAPDSLLRPDDHPLLQKMIEMNDSLLIQLKASLQPRHPQHSVHQCNLVSRTSNRRCVISFYRPHTQRVFSLPELSFLKSLSDTLLPLIERHAQLSRQIIAKQPRLPLADLEQAPLQQVFDERLALGGIVLSVREKEVCLGLLSGGTVPQLAEKLRVKSSSVETYLKRATAKLGVSGRHGLARWMAGA, from the coding sequence ATGAATCTGACCGGCAGCATTCGCAACATGGAAAACCCGCATTTCTACTGGCAACTGGGGGAACTGATTGCCAGCACTGGCGATGATCATTTCGCCAGCAACCTGTTCCAGTTGGTCGACACGCTGGTGCCGGTCAACCGCGTCGATCTCAGCGAATGGACGCTGGACGAACGCCAGGCCAGCGTGGTCGAGATCAAGGCGCTGGGCAGCGCCGGCCTGCCGCAGACCTTCCCGGCGCCGGATTCGTTGCTGCGCCCGGACGATCATCCGCTGTTGCAGAAGATGATCGAGATGAATGACTCACTGCTGATTCAACTCAAAGCGTCGCTCCAGCCCCGACATCCGCAGCACAGCGTGCACCAGTGCAATCTGGTGTCTCGCACCTCCAACCGCCGTTGTGTCATCTCGTTCTATCGACCGCATACGCAACGGGTGTTTTCCCTGCCGGAGCTGTCGTTTCTCAAAAGCCTGTCCGACACCCTGCTGCCCCTGATCGAGCGCCACGCGCAGCTCAGTCGGCAGATCATCGCCAAACAGCCGCGCCTGCCACTGGCGGACCTGGAGCAGGCGCCGTTGCAGCAGGTGTTCGATGAACGTCTGGCGCTGGGCGGCATCGTCTTGTCGGTCCGGGAGAAGGAGGTCTGCCTCGGGCTGCTGAGCGGCGGCACCGTGCCACAACTGGCCGAGAAGCTACGGGTCAAGAGCAGCTCGGTCGAGACCTACCTCAAGCGTGCGACCGCCAAACTCGGGGTCAGCGGGCGGCATGGTCTGGCGCGCTGGATGGCCGGGGCCTGA
- a CDS encoding helix-turn-helix transcriptional regulator produces the protein MNSHLFPQIGKVIASTGSRHFPRMLHDLIQTQLAVDATHIRQLRVEPMGHTANRRQADIGKDPALLAETLFSEHSAARTAELADLHPTSAEASQLHLTRRKDGYRYVISVYRNDQSQRFSAQERSLLEDISPVLLPMVEKHIHALQPVRANAHDQSPNADGTQPGLGNLRQRFGERLQQLGLSLSNRETEVCVGLLAGRTAPELAEQLQLKVNTVESYLKRAAIKLGISGRHSLMRWMYSPDDTHHTTPPPLPEPVVPEIATRDKTIGLNPAPDQFQGEAIAWAAFT, from the coding sequence ATGAACTCACACCTGTTCCCTCAGATCGGTAAAGTCATCGCCAGCACCGGCAGCCGGCACTTCCCGCGGATGTTGCATGACCTGATCCAGACTCAACTCGCGGTGGACGCCACGCACATCCGCCAGTTGCGCGTTGAGCCGATGGGCCACACCGCGAACCGCCGCCAGGCGGACATCGGCAAAGACCCGGCCCTGCTGGCCGAAACGTTGTTCTCCGAGCACAGTGCCGCGCGCACCGCCGAGCTGGCTGACCTACACCCGACCAGCGCCGAAGCCTCGCAACTGCACCTGACCCGGCGCAAGGACGGTTACCGCTATGTGATCTCGGTGTATCGCAACGATCAGTCGCAGCGCTTCTCGGCCCAGGAGCGAAGCTTGTTGGAGGATATTTCTCCGGTGCTGTTGCCGATGGTCGAAAAACACATTCATGCCCTGCAACCGGTACGGGCCAACGCCCACGATCAGTCGCCCAACGCCGACGGCACACAACCGGGCCTGGGCAACCTGCGCCAGCGCTTCGGCGAACGCCTGCAGCAGTTGGGCCTGAGCCTGTCCAATCGCGAGACAGAGGTGTGCGTCGGCCTGCTCGCCGGGCGCACTGCGCCGGAGCTGGCCGAGCAGTTGCAGTTGAAGGTCAATACCGTGGAAAGCTACCTCAAACGCGCCGCGATCAAACTCGGGATCAGCGGCCGGCACTCGTTGATGCGCTGGATGTATTCACCCGACGACACCCACCACACCACGCCACCTCCGCTGCCTGAACCCGTTGTCCCTGAGATTGCGACGCGGGATAAAACCATCGGCTTGAATCCCGCCCCGGATCAGTTTCAAGGAGAGGCGATTGCGTGGGCGGCTTTTACATAA
- a CDS encoding universal stress protein → MSEQSRFMLVVSPLMKNSPAFERAAALAKASDAALHIVAFDYLEGLATAGLVNEQALEQMRLGYVERHHQWLEDQARPLRKLGVHVTTEVVWVERPLQEILIHLREQPMAALIKALDHESLLSRLMFTPLDVHLLRECPVPLHFVSHVQHALPRRIVAAVDPFHRDGQYKGLNDRILYEASKLASSCNAELDVIYAHDLSSISAAEFGFDRASAFFSSNAAKLLFDAQGEAFRELAERNDIPAENQHMIMGDPAKVLASYADAYDIDMIVMGRVAHRGLGRLIGSTVEHLLYRMPCSVWVVAPERLE, encoded by the coding sequence ATGTCTGAGCAATCGCGTTTCATGCTGGTGGTGTCGCCGCTGATGAAAAACAGCCCAGCTTTCGAACGCGCAGCCGCCCTGGCCAAGGCGTCCGATGCAGCGTTGCACATCGTCGCGTTCGACTACCTGGAAGGCCTGGCCACCGCCGGGCTGGTCAACGAACAGGCGCTGGAGCAGATGCGTCTGGGCTACGTCGAGCGCCATCACCAATGGCTCGAAGATCAGGCCCGGCCGCTGCGCAAGCTTGGCGTGCACGTCACCACGGAAGTGGTCTGGGTCGAACGGCCGTTGCAGGAAATCCTCATCCACCTGCGCGAACAACCGATGGCGGCGCTGATCAAGGCGCTGGATCACGAATCGCTGCTGTCGCGCCTGATGTTCACCCCGCTGGATGTGCACCTGCTGCGTGAATGCCCGGTGCCGCTGCACTTCGTCAGCCATGTGCAACACGCCCTGCCGCGCCGGATTGTCGCGGCGGTCGACCCGTTCCATCGCGACGGTCAATACAAAGGCCTCAACGACCGGATTCTGTACGAAGCCAGCAAACTGGCAAGCTCGTGCAACGCTGAACTCGACGTGATCTACGCCCATGACCTGTCCTCGATCAGCGCCGCCGAATTCGGCTTCGACCGTGCCTCGGCGTTCTTCTCCTCAAACGCCGCCAAGTTGCTGTTCGACGCCCAGGGCGAAGCCTTCCGTGAATTGGCCGAGCGCAACGACATTCCGGCAGAAAACCAGCACATGATCATGGGCGATCCGGCCAAGGTCCTCGCCAGCTACGCCGACGCGTATGACATCGACATGATTGTCATGGGCCGCGTCGCTCATCGGGGCCTGGGCCGCCTGATCGGCAGCACCGTCGAACACCTGCTGTACAGAATGCCGTGCAGCGTGTGGGTGGTGGCGCCGGAAAGGCTCGAATGA
- a CDS encoding NAD(P)-dependent alcohol dehydrogenase yields the protein MATMKAAIFVEKNRIVLEDKPIPEVGPLDALVRVTTTTICGTDIHILRGEYPVAKGLTIGHEPVGVIERLGSQVRGFVEGQRVIAGAITPSGQSYACLCGCGSQDGPDTRHGFKAIGGWKFGNTIDGCQAEYVLVPDALANLCPIPDGLSDEQVLMCPDIMSTGFSGAERGEINIGDSVAVFALGPIGLCAVAGARLKGATTIIGVDAVPERMSVARRLGATHVVNFKDGDVVEQIMALTDGRGVDVSIEALGTQGTFESALRVLRPGGRLSSLGVYSSDLHIPLGAFAAGLGDYSIVSTLCPGGKERMRRLMAVVQSGAVDLSPLVTHRFKLDDIEAAYELFAHQRDGVMKVAITP from the coding sequence ATGGCCACCATGAAAGCGGCGATCTTCGTCGAAAAGAACCGCATTGTGCTCGAAGACAAACCTATTCCGGAGGTCGGGCCACTGGATGCGCTGGTCCGTGTCACCACCACGACCATCTGCGGCACTGACATACATATTCTGCGCGGCGAATACCCGGTGGCCAAAGGGCTGACCATCGGTCACGAGCCGGTGGGCGTCATCGAACGGCTGGGTTCGCAAGTGCGTGGCTTCGTTGAAGGACAGCGGGTGATTGCCGGGGCCATCACCCCCAGCGGACAAAGTTACGCGTGCCTGTGCGGCTGTGGCTCGCAGGACGGCCCGGACACCCGCCACGGTTTCAAGGCGATTGGCGGCTGGAAGTTCGGCAACACCATCGACGGCTGCCAGGCCGAATACGTGCTGGTGCCGGACGCCTTGGCGAACCTGTGTCCGATCCCTGATGGCTTGAGCGACGAACAGGTGCTGATGTGCCCGGACATCATGTCCACCGGGTTTTCCGGGGCGGAGCGCGGGGAGATCAACATCGGCGACAGTGTCGCGGTGTTTGCCCTCGGGCCGATTGGCCTGTGTGCCGTGGCCGGTGCGCGGCTCAAGGGCGCGACCACGATCATCGGCGTCGATGCCGTGCCGGAGCGCATGAGCGTCGCACGGCGGCTGGGCGCGACCCACGTGGTCAACTTCAAGGATGGCGACGTGGTCGAGCAGATCATGGCCTTGACCGATGGCCGTGGCGTCGACGTGTCCATTGAAGCGCTGGGTACTCAGGGCACGTTCGAATCGGCATTGCGGGTGCTGCGCCCCGGTGGCCGCTTGTCGAGCCTGGGGGTGTATTCCAGCGACCTGCACATCCCGCTCGGTGCCTTCGCCGCTGGCCTGGGCGATTACAGCATCGTCTCGACCCTGTGTCCCGGCGGCAAGGAGCGCATGCGCCGCTTGATGGCGGTGGTGCAAAGCGGTGCGGTGGATCTGTCGCCGCTGGTAACCCATCGCTTCAAACTCGATGACATCGAGGCGGCGTATGAACTGTTTGCACACCAGCGTGACGGGGTCATGAAAGTGGCGATCACTCCTTGA